AAGCGGAGGTATTCCAGCCGCAGAAAGGCGGCACCGCCCAGTCTGCCGGCGCGCAGAAGAAAGAGGGCAACGGGCCGTATCGCCACCTGTTGACCGGGGTCTCCTATATGCTGCCGATGGTGGTGGCGGGCGGCCTGTGTATTGCGCTGTCCTTTATGTTCGGCATCAAGGCGTTTGAAGAGCCAGGCACGTTGGCGGCGGCGCTGATGCAGATTGGCGGCGGTTCGGCGCTGGCGCTGATGGTGCCGGTACTGGCCGGCTATATTGCCTTCTCCATTGCCGATCGTCCGGGCCTGACGCCGGGCCTGATCGGCGGCATGCTGGCGGTCAGCACCAACGCCGGCTTCCTCGGCGGGATTATCGCCGGCTTCCTGGCGGGCTATGTCGCCAAAGCCATCAGCGGCAAGCTGCGTCTGCCGCCGAGTATGGAGGCGCTGAAACCGATCCTGATCATTCCGCTGTTCGCCAGCCTGATCACCGGTCTGGTGATGATCTATGTGGTCGGCACGCCGGTCGCCAGAATCATGGAAGGCCTGACCCACTGGCTGCAGTCGCTGGGTACGGCGAACGCGGTGCTGCTGGGGGCGATTCTGGGCGCCATGATGTGCACCGATATGGGCGGCCCGGTCAACAAGGCGGCCTACGCGTTTGGCGTGGCGCTGCTGAGCTCTTCCGTCTATGCGCCGATGGCGGCCATTATGGCGGCGGGCATGGTGCCGCCGCTGGCAATGGGGCTGGCGACCTTGCTGGCGCGGCGTAAATTCGACAAGTCGCAGCAGGAAGGCGGCAAGGCGGCGCTGGTGCTGGGGCTGTGCTTTATCAGTGAAGGGGCGATTCCGTTTGCGGCGCGTGACCCGATGCGCGTCCTGCCGTGCTGCATCGCCGGCGGTGCGCTGACCGGCGCGCTGTCCATGATGTTCGGCGCCAAGCTGATGGCGCCGCACGGCGGCCTGTTTGTCCTGCTGATCCCGGGCGCGATTTCACCGGTGCTGATGTATCTGCTGGCGATCGTTGCCGGCACGCTGCTGGCGGGTATTTCCTACGCGCTGGTCAAACGCGCTGACGTGGCGGTGAAAGCGGAAGCCTGAGTCAGATCTGCGGCCATAAAAAACCGGAAGCCTTTGGCTTCCGGTTTTTTTATCGCTGCGGCCGGTTACTGCTGGGCTTTCAGCCAGGCAATCTCTTCCGCCCAGATATCGGGATTGACGGTTTCAAGGATCAGCGGAATATTATCGAAGCGCGCATCGCGCATAATATAGCTGAACACCGTTTTGCCGATATTGCCTTCTCCCAGACTGTGGTGGCGGTCAACGCGGCTGTTGAACTCGCTTTTCGCATCGTTCAGGTGCATACCGCGCAGATAGTTGAAGCCGACCACCTCTCCCAACTGCTTAAAGGTGTGTTCACACGCTTCTTCGCTGCGCAGGTCATAGCCGGCGGCAAAGGCGTGGCAGGTGTCAATACAGACGCCGACGCGGCTTTTGTCTTCCACGCCGTCGATGATCGCCGCCAGATGCTCGAATTTAAACCCCAGGTTGCTGCCCTGGCCGGCGGTGTTTTCAATCACCGCGGTCACGCCTTCAGTCTGATCCAGCACGATATTGATGGATTCGGCGATGCGCGCCAGACACTTGTCTTCATCAATCTGCATCAGATGGCTGCCGGGGTGGAAGTTCAGCAGCGTCAGCCCCAGCTGTTCGCAGCGCTGCATTTCGTCGAGAAAGGCCGCGCGGGACTTCTCCAGCGCTTCGGTCAGCGGGTGCCCCAGATTAATCAGATAGCTGTCGTGCGGCAGAATTTGCCCCGGGCCATAGCCATAACGCGCGCAGGCGCTCTTAAATTTATCAATAACTTCGGCAGACAATGGTGCTGCTTTCCATTGACGCTGATTTTTGGTGAACAGGGCGAACGCGGTCGCCTCTAATTCGTGTGCGCGGATAACCGCCTGATCCACGCCGCCTGACGCGCTGACATGTGCACCGACAAACTTCATTTGCAATCTCCTGTGTTAACCCCGCGCCAGTTCCTGCCGTCTCCTGAACGAAGCGGTCGAACCGGCGAGGGTGTCGCTCTGTCATTATGGCATTGATGGAGGGCGGTTTGAATGGCAGGAAGGGGGCAGGCCCGAATGACGGACCTGCCGGGAGGCGATTAGAACAGATGCTGCACGGCCTGGTTAATCACGCCGCCGCCGACAATCAGCCAGATAAACAGCAGGGTTGCCAGCAGAATCGGTTTGACCCCCGCCTGACGTACGGCGCTGATATGGGTGGTGAGGCCCAGCGCCGCCATCGCCATTGCCAGCATCCAGGTGTCGGCGGTAATCAACTGCTGCACCAGCGCGGCCGGCAGCAGGTTGAAGGAGTTGAACCCGGCAACGGCGATAAACAGCACGGCGAACCACGGGATGGTGATGGCGGATTTTTCCGCTTTGCCGGCGCCGCTGCCACGGCTGATATAGCCTGACAGCAGCAGCAGGAACGGGGCCAGCATCATCACGCGGATCATCTTGGCGATCACCGCGGCGTTTTCGGCGTCCGGGCCGATGGCGTGGCCGGCGGCTACCACCTGTGCTACTTCATGAATAGTCGAGCCGGTATAGATACCGAAGGTTTCCTGATCAAACGGCAGCCACTGGTACTGCAGATTTAAATGATACAGCCACGGGTAGGCGAAGATCGCCAGCGTGCCGAACACCACCACGGTGGATACCGCAACGGCTACCTTGCTGGACTCGGCTTTCAGCACCGGTTCGGTGGCCATGACCGCCGCCGCGCCGCAGATGCTGCTGCCGGCGCCGATCAGCATGGCGGTCTGGCTGTCGATGCCGAACACCTTTTTACCCAGCCAGCAGGCCAGCAGAAAGGTGCTGCTCAGCGTCAGCGCGTCGATCAGAATGCCGGTGGCGCCGACGTCGGCGATTTGCTGAAAGGTTAAACGGAAGCCGTACAGGATAATGCCCAGACGCAGCAGGCGCTGTTTCGCCAGCTGTACGCCGGCGTGGCAGCTGGGCTGCAGCCAGGGATACAGCGTATTGCCTATCACGATGCCGAACAAAATGGCCAGCGTCAGCGCGCCGAGGCCCAGCCCGGCTATCCAGGGTACGTCGCCCGCCCAGACGGCGAGCGCGGTTAACGCGGCGGTCAGTGCCAGTCCGGGCACCAGGCGCGGCAGCCCCAATAACGGGAAGCGCCGTTCAGGATAGGTTGTTGTTGTTTCAGTCGCCATTGCTCAGGTCCTTTCTCTGATTCTCTGCGGACAAGAGTAGGGCGTGGCGCTATAAAAGAGAAATTGATTATATGGTTATAATCAATCTGAATAAGTGGTAAATAAAAAGGGCCGCACGATGTGCGGCCCCGGTTTTAACGTCGATTTTATTGGAAAAAGAAGTGGTTACTGTTGAGCTGCGCGACGATGCCCTTCGCAACGTAGTTCGCTCCGCTCAGGGTAAAGTGGCCATAATCGAAGGCGGCGGGTTGCCCGCTGGTTGTCATTTCCATGCAGCGATCTCCCGGACAGATCAAATCGTAAACCGAGATGTAGTTGGTTTTCATCGAGGTAGACAGGGCTTTGAGTTCACTGTCCATCAGTTTACGGCTTTTCACGACGGAACGACTGGCCAGCGCCGGATCGCCATTTTCCTGATAGGCCAACAGTTCCGGCAACGGCCCTTTATACTCTACGGTCGGCCCCAGGATGTAGAAGTTCTTGGTGTGTTGCTTCAGGTAGTTGATGGTGTTGATCAGCGCCGGCTTATCGTGTTCATTCCAACGCGCAGAGACGATGACGCCGTCGATCTTATTATTGATAATCAAATCTTTATAGACATAGTCCATAATAGCGGTGCAGCGGTTGCTGAACTTTTGTTCGGTAACCGGTTTACAGCCGGAAGCGGTGGCCTGCATCAGGTTGACGTTTTCACCCGCCGCCAGGCTGATGGCGCGCCACAGGTGAGCGCCGTGGCTGTCACCGATCAGCACGACGTTCTTTTTGGTGTCGGACAGTTTCAGGCAGTGCGCTTTGTTGTAATTGCCCGTCGCGCCCACTTCACCATTGATAAAGCATTCGCCGAAGCGGTACTGATAGTTGTATTCGTCGGTGGTGCGGTAATTAATGTAATCGGCAATTTTTAACGAATTATCGGAGAAACTGCCGTTGTCATACTGCCAGTAGCCAATGACCGACGTCAGCGAGGCGGCGAGCACCACGCTGGCGGCTGAAGCGGTAACGATACGTTTTGACGGCACGTTCTTCAGTTTATAGCGGAACGGAATTTCGATCAGATAACGGGAAGCAATCGCCAGAATAAAGGTGCTGGAAAGCACCAGCAGGCTTTTTTGCCACAGCGCGCCGTCAAACAGGATATTGGTATACACGATAATCGGCCAGTGCCAGAGGTACAGGCAGTAAGAGATCATACCGATATACACAATCGGCTTGATTGCCAGGATCTTGTTGATGATGGCATCGCGGCCGGAAATAATAATCAGAAATGCGCCTACGCACGGGTAGAGGGCATTATATGACGGGAACTTTTTGGTGGTATCCAACCACAGGAAACCAAATACGATCAGCGCCAACCCCAGCAGGCTTAAAGCGTGGCGGGTTGCGGATTTTTTCAGAAAAGCGGCCTGTTCCAGCCCGCCGACAGCCAGCAGGGCACCGAGCGCCAATTCCCAGGCGCGGGTCGGCAGCATATAAAAAGTCATGCTTGGCTGGAACTTCAACCCCAGCAGGCTGAGCATAAAGGAACCGATGATAATAAACACAATCATCATCGTGGTGCGGTTGCGGAAGAACTTTAATGCGGTAAATAAAATAATCGGGAATAGAATATAGAACTGTTCTTCAACCGCCAGCGACCAGGTGTGCAGCAGGGGTTTTAATTCTGCGGGACCGTCGAAGTAACCGGTTTGACTAAAGAAGAAAAAGTTTGAGGAAAATAACGTTGTGGCCAGCGCGCTTTTTCCCAGTTCGGCGACCTGCACGGGAAGCAGAATATGGTAACCGATAACCAGCGTGACGAGTAAAACGACAAATAAAGGGGGGAGAATCCTTAAGCTGCGGCGTTTATAAAAGTCTACGTAAGAAAAATCACCCTTAATATATTCTTGGAAGATAATGCCGGAAATTAAATAGCCGGATATTACAAAAAATATATCAACACCGGTAAATCCGCCGGGAATGCCGGGAAATCCCATATGGTATGCGATGACCGGCAGAACGGCGAGCGCCCGTAACCCGTCGATATCTGCTCTATATTTCACAATCCCACCTAAAGTAAGCAAAATGATGCGAAAGTATAAGCAAATCGTTAACATTATTTGAAGAGCGTTACAGTCGATTGGGAGTGATAATGCATAAAATAGGATTAAGCTCAGCCTGCCCGGCGCCGGAGCGTCAAGACAGGGCTTGCGAATCCGCGACGCTGCGGTAAGGTTATTCGTCTATTTTGGCCGTTTGCTCCCTCCATTTATTGTACTGAGACCGTTATGCATATCACTTTACGTCAGTTGGCCGTCTTCACCGAGGTGCTGAAAAGCGGCTCCACGACCCAGGCATCGCAGGTGTTGGCGCTGTCCCAGTCGGCGGTGAGCGCCGCGCTGGCCGATCTGGAAGGGCAACTCGGCGTGCAGCTGTTCGACCGGGTAGGCAAGCGGCTGGTATTGAATGAGCACGGCCGTCTACTGTATCCCAAGGCGCTGGCGCTGCTGGAACAGGCGGGTGAGATTGAGCAACTGTTTCGCCACGACGGCGGGGCGCTGCGCATTGCCGCCAGCAGTACCATCGGCAACTATATGCTGCCGGCGATGATGGCGCGCTACCGGCAGGATTTTCCGGCAACGCCGCTGGAGCTGAACGTCGGCAACAGTCAGGACGTGATTAGCGCGGTGGCGGATTTTCGCGTTGACCTGGGGCTGATCGAAGGGCCGTGCCATATGCCGGAACTGGTGACGCAGCCCTGGCTGGAGGATGAGCTGGTGGTGTTTGCCGCGCCCGACAACCCGCTGACCCGGCAGCCGCTGACCCTGACGGCACTGGCCGAAGCGCCGTGGATCCTGCGTGAGCGCGGTTCGGGAACGCGTGAAGTGCTGGACCATCTGCTGCTGGCGCATCTGCCGCATTTCCAACTGGTGATGGAGCTGGGCAACTCTGAGGCCATCAAACATGCGGTGCGTCATGGCATCGGCATCAGCTGTCTGTCACGCCGGGTAATTGCCGAACAGCTGACCAGCGGCGCGTTGGTGGCGCTGTCGGTGCCGCTGCCGCCGATGATCCGCACCCTGTATCTGATCCATCACCGTCAGAAACATATCTCCAACGCGCTGCAGCGTTTTCTCAGCTACTGTTTACCGCCTGCCGAAGCATAAAAATCTGTGTTGCGTCACATAACTGACAGGAAGTCAGGGTATTAGGGCTATTGCTAATAATTGCCTCTGAATTATGAAGCTATCTTATATCACTGGAATGTTACTAGTGCGCCGGCGGGTATTTGCTACAATCCGCCCTCAATTTTTGGACGAGCAGATAGGGTAAGAATGGCTCAGCAGGATATAAAAACATCGGGGCAGCAAGAACCCGGACTCCGCCGCGAGTTAAAAGCGCGGCACTTAACCATGATTGCCATCGGCGGCTCTATCGGTACCGGTCTGTTTGTCGCCTCCGGCGCTACCGTTTCACAGGCCGGCCCCGGCGGGGCGTTGCTGTCCTATGCGCTGATCGGCCTGATGGTCTACTTCCTGATGACCAGCCTGGGTGAACTGGCGGCGTTTATGCCGGTGGCCGGTTCGTTTTCCACCTACGGCGCCAAATATGTGGAAGAGGGCTTTGGCTTCGCGCTGGGCTGGAACTACTGGTACAACTGGGCGGTGACCATCGCGGTCGACCTGGTGGCCGCACAGCTGGTGATGAGCTACTGGTTCCCCGATACGCCGGGCTGGATCTGGAGCGCGCTGTTCCTCGGCGTCATGTTCCTGCTGAACTACATTTCAGTGAAGGGGTTCGGCGAAGCGGAATACTGGTTCTCACTGATCAAGGTCACCACCGTAATTATCTTTATTATCATCGGCATCCTGATGATTGTCGGCATTCTGAAAGGCGGCGAGCATGCCGGCTGGCAGAACTGGAGCATCGGCGACGCGCCGTTTGCCGGCGGTTTCTCGGCGATGATCGGCGTGGCGATGATCGTCGGTTTCTCATTCCAGGGGACTGAGCTTATCGGCATTGCCGCCGGTGAATCGGAAGATCCGGGGAAAAACATCCCGCGGGCGGTGCGTCAGGTGTTCTGGCGTATTCTGCTGTTCTATATCTTTGCGATTCTGATCATCAGCCTGATTATTCCTTATACCGATCCGAGCCTGCTGCGTAACGATGTCAAAGACATCAGCGTCAGCCCGTTCACGCTGGTGTTCCAGCATGCCGGCCTGCTGTCGGCGGCGGCGGTGATGAATGCGGTAATCCTGACGGCGGTGCTGTCGGCGGGCAACTCCGGCATGTACGCCTCGACGCGTATGCTGTTTACCCTGGCGCGTGAGGGCAAGGCGCCGCGCATTTTCGGTAAACTGTCGAAAGGCGGCGTGCCGCGCAACGCGCTGTATGCCACCACGGTGGTCGCCGCGCTGTGCTTCCTGAGCTCAATGTTCGGCAACCAGTCGGTATACCTGTGGCTGCTTAATACCTCCGGTATGACCGGCTTTATCGCCTGGCTGGGGATCGCCATCAGTCACTACCGTTTCCGCCGGGGCTATATGCTGCAGGGGCATGACCTGAATGCGCTGCCGTACCGTTCCGGCTTCTTCCCGCTGGGTCCGGTCTTCGCCTTTATCCTGTGCCTGATCATCACGCTGGGGCAGAACTATCAGGCCTTCCTGGAAGACAAGATCGACTGGTACGGCGTTACCGCCACCTATATCGGCATCCCGCTGTTCCTGATCATCTGGTTCGGCTATAAGCTGACGCGCGGCAGCCGTTTCGTGAAGTACCGCGATATGGAATTCCCGACGTTCAAATAAGCGTTGTTGCGGAACGCGGCGTGATACGCCGCGTTCTTTTACTCCCTGTCTCCCCTGACTTTTTTTCTTTTCTGATGTATACCTCGTTACAAATTCCTCCTCACGCGGCATAGTCATCGACGTGATTGATAAGTATTATCGTTTGCTCTATTGTTGACGTCCGCAGCATCCCCGAAATGATGCTTTCCAGATTCTTTTATCGCCGCCGCGGGCGGTGATGTCGTCGTAACAGGTACCCGAAATCATGAGCGTAACCACCGATCCTTTACCCGACGCGAGCGGCAAATCCG
The nucleotide sequence above comes from Serratia rhizosphaerae. Encoded proteins:
- the fruA gene encoding PTS fructose transporter subunit IIBC, with the protein product MKTLLIIDSSQGQARGHLAQRMLSAAAAKAGLQLVDVPAEAELVVVAGAAVPADEALSGKAVYLGDVEHAVRDADAFLAQAKRDAAPYQAPAAAPVAALASGQKRIVAVTACPTGVAHTFMAAEAIESEAKKRGWWVKVETRGSVGAGNTITPEEVAEADLVLVAADIDVDLDKFAGKPMYRTSTGLALKKTAQELDKALAEAEVFQPQKGGTAQSAGAQKKEGNGPYRHLLTGVSYMLPMVVAGGLCIALSFMFGIKAFEEPGTLAAALMQIGGGSALALMVPVLAGYIAFSIADRPGLTPGLIGGMLAVSTNAGFLGGIIAGFLAGYVAKAISGKLRLPPSMEALKPILIIPLFASLITGLVMIYVVGTPVARIMEGLTHWLQSLGTANAVLLGAILGAMMCTDMGGPVNKAAYAFGVALLSSSVYAPMAAIMAAGMVPPLAMGLATLLARRKFDKSQQEGGKAALVLGLCFISEGAIPFAARDPMRVLPCCIAGGALTGALSMMFGAKLMAPHGGLFVLLIPGAISPVLMYLLAIVAGTLLAGISYALVKRADVAVKAEA
- the nfo gene encoding deoxyribonuclease IV gives rise to the protein MKFVGAHVSASGGVDQAVIRAHELEATAFALFTKNQRQWKAAPLSAEVIDKFKSACARYGYGPGQILPHDSYLINLGHPLTEALEKSRAAFLDEMQRCEQLGLTLLNFHPGSHLMQIDEDKCLARIAESINIVLDQTEGVTAVIENTAGQGSNLGFKFEHLAAIIDGVEDKSRVGVCIDTCHAFAAGYDLRSEEACEHTFKQLGEVVGFNYLRGMHLNDAKSEFNSRVDRHHSLGEGNIGKTVFSYIMRDARFDNIPLILETVNPDIWAEEIAWLKAQQ
- a CDS encoding YeiH family putative sulfate export transporter, with protein sequence MATETTTTYPERRFPLLGLPRLVPGLALTAALTALAVWAGDVPWIAGLGLGALTLAILFGIVIGNTLYPWLQPSCHAGVQLAKQRLLRLGIILYGFRLTFQQIADVGATGILIDALTLSSTFLLACWLGKKVFGIDSQTAMLIGAGSSICGAAAVMATEPVLKAESSKVAVAVSTVVVFGTLAIFAYPWLYHLNLQYQWLPFDQETFGIYTGSTIHEVAQVVAAGHAIGPDAENAAVIAKMIRVMMLAPFLLLLSGYISRGSGAGKAEKSAITIPWFAVLFIAVAGFNSFNLLPAALVQQLITADTWMLAMAMAALGLTTHISAVRQAGVKPILLATLLFIWLIVGGGVINQAVQHLF
- a CDS encoding acyltransferase family protein, translated to MLTICLYFRIILLTLGGIVKYRADIDGLRALAVLPVIAYHMGFPGIPGGFTGVDIFFVISGYLISGIIFQEYIKGDFSYVDFYKRRSLRILPPLFVVLLVTLVIGYHILLPVQVAELGKSALATTLFSSNFFFFSQTGYFDGPAELKPLLHTWSLAVEEQFYILFPIILFTALKFFRNRTTMMIVFIIIGSFMLSLLGLKFQPSMTFYMLPTRAWELALGALLAVGGLEQAAFLKKSATRHALSLLGLALIVFGFLWLDTTKKFPSYNALYPCVGAFLIIISGRDAIINKILAIKPIVYIGMISYCLYLWHWPIIVYTNILFDGALWQKSLLVLSSTFILAIASRYLIEIPFRYKLKNVPSKRIVTASAASVVLAASLTSVIGYWQYDNGSFSDNSLKIADYINYRTTDEYNYQYRFGECFINGEVGATGNYNKAHCLKLSDTKKNVVLIGDSHGAHLWRAISLAAGENVNLMQATASGCKPVTEQKFSNRCTAIMDYVYKDLIINNKIDGVIVSARWNEHDKPALINTINYLKQHTKNFYILGPTVEYKGPLPELLAYQENGDPALASRSVVKSRKLMDSELKALSTSMKTNYISVYDLICPGDRCMEMTTSGQPAAFDYGHFTLSGANYVAKGIVAQLNSNHFFFQ
- the yieE gene encoding DNA-binding transcriptional regulator YeiE — encoded protein: MHITLRQLAVFTEVLKSGSTTQASQVLALSQSAVSAALADLEGQLGVQLFDRVGKRLVLNEHGRLLYPKALALLEQAGEIEQLFRHDGGALRIAASSTIGNYMLPAMMARYRQDFPATPLELNVGNSQDVISAVADFRVDLGLIEGPCHMPELVTQPWLEDELVVFAAPDNPLTRQPLTLTALAEAPWILRERGSGTREVLDHLLLAHLPHFQLVMELGNSEAIKHAVRHGIGISCLSRRVIAEQLTSGALVALSVPLPPMIRTLYLIHHRQKHISNALQRFLSYCLPPAEA
- a CDS encoding amino acid permease; translated protein: MAQQDIKTSGQQEPGLRRELKARHLTMIAIGGSIGTGLFVASGATVSQAGPGGALLSYALIGLMVYFLMTSLGELAAFMPVAGSFSTYGAKYVEEGFGFALGWNYWYNWAVTIAVDLVAAQLVMSYWFPDTPGWIWSALFLGVMFLLNYISVKGFGEAEYWFSLIKVTTVIIFIIIGILMIVGILKGGEHAGWQNWSIGDAPFAGGFSAMIGVAMIVGFSFQGTELIGIAAGESEDPGKNIPRAVRQVFWRILLFYIFAILIISLIIPYTDPSLLRNDVKDISVSPFTLVFQHAGLLSAAAVMNAVILTAVLSAGNSGMYASTRMLFTLAREGKAPRIFGKLSKGGVPRNALYATTVVAALCFLSSMFGNQSVYLWLLNTSGMTGFIAWLGIAISHYRFRRGYMLQGHDLNALPYRSGFFPLGPVFAFILCLIITLGQNYQAFLEDKIDWYGVTATYIGIPLFLIIWFGYKLTRGSRFVKYRDMEFPTFK